The genomic DNA TTCCACGCTGGCATCGATAGAGCGATTGAATTCGGACGGAGGAAGGACGAGGTGTGGCTCGTAAGTGCTCGAACAGCCTACGAGCAGAGTAGTAAGGAGGGAACCTTGCAGCACCTTATGCAGTGTATTGTCCGTGGTCATATCTGTTCTCTGACACTCTTAAGTAAGTCAGCAATAACGGTGGGTGGTAACTAGGTGAATCCCCGGCAGAGGGTGCACGACCTCTTCAATTGCACCATGATCTGGGAATGTGATGTGTTGACAGGGAGTCACGAACGACGTAGCCTCTGACCGTTTTTTTCTTTTCATTAAAAGGAACACATTATGGCCACCCGTCAAATGAATCCTGATCGGATCATGCAACTCGGGTTCGGGTTTTGGGGATCGAAGACCTTGCTGAGCGCCGTCGAACTTGGTCTGTTCACGGAACTCGCCAAACGGTCGCTGGATGCCAAGGCTCTTGCAAAGCGGCTGGAACTGCATCCGCGAAGCGCGAGGGATTTTTTCGACGCATTGGTCGCCCTCGGGATGCTGAAGCGGGTGGGCACGCGCTATGCGAACACCTCTGAGAGCACGCTCTTTCTGGATCGTGCCAAACCGTCCTATGTCGGCGGCATACTCGAAATGGCCAACGTCAGGCTCTATCCATTCTGGGGATCGCTCACGGAAGGGCTCCGGACCGGGAAGCCGCAAAATGAAGTGAAGACGGGAGAGGATTTCTTCGGCACGTTGTACGCCGATCCGCAGCGGCTGGAAGGGTTTCTCAAAGCCATGACCGGACTCAGTCAGGGTACGGCGCGGGCCATCGCTGCGAAGTTCCCGTGGAAGCGTCATCGTTCCTTCGTCGACATCGGCTGCGCGCAGGGCGGTGTGGCGGCGGAGATCGCGCTGGCCCACAAGCATCTGTCCGGGCAGGGCATGGATCTGCCGGTCGTGCGTCCGATCTTCGAGGCCTATGCGAAGTCCAGGAAGCTGGAGAAGCGGCTCACGTTTCATGCGGGAGATTTCTTCGAAGATGCGCTTCCGAAGGCCGATGTCCTCATTATGGGACACATCCTTCATGACTGGGATCTCAATGAGAAGATGATGCTGTTGCGTAAAGCCTATGCGGCCTTGCCCCAGGGCGGGGCGTTGATCGTTCATGAAGCGCTGATCGACGATGCCCGCAAACAGAATGCGTTTGGATTGTTGATGAGCCTGAATATGCTCATCGAGACGCCCGGCGGATTCGATTTCACCGGTGCGGATTGCATCCAGTGGATGAAGAAGGCCGGCTTCAAGCGAACCAAGGTGGAAAACCTGGCAGGGCCGGATTCGATGGTGATCGGTATCAAGTGACGCTGGGGCTCAAGGGGAAGCGTCAGCGCGCCGCGAGGTTCTCCATGCCGACGCCTTGACAAGGAGCAACCGGGAAGCGTAGCGTTTCTCCCGTTTCGACAATCTACGAGGCCAAAGAGCGTTCCGCTCAAGAGCCCGAACGACCCGTAACCGGGTGGTTCGGGCTTTTTTATTGTCTACCGCCGGGGCATCCCGCACCCCGGCCTGTGCAGGAGGTGTTTCATGTCCGGACAAGGTTCACGCATCAACCGCCTTCTGTTCTTTCTGGGCTTGTGCTGTCTGGGAGGGGTCGCTCCGGGGTGGGCGGACTATGAGGTGGTCGAGGTATCCGACGGTGGCACGGTGAAAGGCCGGGCAGTCTGGAAGGGGGCGATCCCCAAGGTGCCGCCGCTCAGAGTGTTCGCCGATCTCGATGCCTGCGGGACGCAGGTGCCGTCGCCGGTGCTGCAGATCGATCCGGCCACGAACGGCATTCAGGATGTGCTGGTGTATCTTGAGCGGGCGGAACGGGGAAAGGCTGCCGAGGCCATCTATCGCCTTCCCATGGGGAAAGGAGCGGCGGCGTCCACAGCGCAGACCTGCCAGTTCCAGCATCCGGTCTTTCCGTTTGTGCGTACGTCACAGGTCGGGCTGATCAATTTCGAACCGGTGCTGCACAATCCCCATTTTT from Nitrospira sp. ND1 includes the following:
- a CDS encoding methyltransferase; protein product: MATRQMNPDRIMQLGFGFWGSKTLLSAVELGLFTELAKRSLDAKALAKRLELHPRSARDFFDALVALGMLKRVGTRYANTSESTLFLDRAKPSYVGGILEMANVRLYPFWGSLTEGLRTGKPQNEVKTGEDFFGTLYADPQRLEGFLKAMTGLSQGTARAIAAKFPWKRHRSFVDIGCAQGGVAAEIALAHKHLSGQGMDLPVVRPIFEAYAKSRKLEKRLTFHAGDFFEDALPKADVLIMGHILHDWDLNEKMMLLRKAYAALPQGGALIVHEALIDDARKQNAFGLLMSLNMLIETPGGFDFTGADCIQWMKKAGFKRTKVENLAGPDSMVIGIK
- a CDS encoding carboxypeptidase-like regulatory domain-containing protein, with the translated sequence MSGQGSRINRLLFFLGLCCLGGVAPGWADYEVVEVSDGGTVKGRAVWKGAIPKVPPLRVFADLDACGTQVPSPVLQIDPATNGIQDVLVYLERAERGKAAEAIYRLPMGKGAAASTAQTCQFQHPVFPFVRTSQVGLINFEPVLHNPHFFTEKQGSLFNLALPTPDREITTTLLRARGVGLRLLCDVHVHMNAWAAAFDHPYFAVTDSQGRFEIGGIPPGSYTLVAWHSGYNIVRFTASRPVYDEPHVTRKTVTIAPQGLVESQFEFPVRPVEVDWKIAGGEELPPE